The following DNA comes from Picosynechococcus sp. PCC 7003.
ATTCCTGGAGAAATTCTCCGCCTCATTAAATCGGAAAAAGGTTTTACCCAAGATGAAAAATGTTGGTTGGCCTTGGCTGCCGGGGTGAGCTTGGTCGCCGGTATTTTTACTTATTATTGGCATTGCCCTTTACCGTTGGTGATGGCCTTTGCCTTTAGCGCTGTCACAGCGGCACGTTTAGAGGTTGAAATTCCAGCAACGGCTTAGGAGAAAAAATCGTCATTTCTCTTTAGTAAGTATTTACAACTAAGTGACCGACGGTAATCAAGATCAAAAATTCGTCAATAAGTTGGCAAAAAAAAGTCCGGGAGAAGTAACCCTCGGATCGAATATCTTTTGCGATAATAGGGAAATATTTTTTTACCTTTAAAACGTGTTGGCTAACAGAGATCTCCTACACCATTGTTTAGCGTATTTTACTGAGGTCAAGCATTGGGCCTTAGAGGCAAGGTTGTTGCGGTGGTTGACGTTGCTCTGGCTTGGGCTTGGATTGGTTACCCTTTTTTCTGCGTCTTATCCGGTGGCAGCCGTCGAGAATGGGGATGGTTGGTACTACATCAAGCGGCAAATCGTTTGGGCGATCGCCGGTCTGATTTGTGCTGGGGCGATCGCCCGTGTCCCCCTCAAGAAACTTCGCTTGGTCTCGTTCGGCGGTCTGATGATTTCTTTTGTATTGATTCTACTGACGATTGTCGGTTTTGGTCGAGGTGGCGAAGAATGGGGCGCTTCCCGTTGGATTGGGATTGCTGGATTTGCCCTGCAACCTTCAGAGTTTGCAAAGCCTTTTTTGGTTTTAGAGGCCGCTAATGTATTTAGCCGTTGGCGTCAGTTGAAAATTTGGCACCGGGGCGTTTGGCTGAGTTTGTTTGCTGGTATTTTATTGGCAATTTTGAAGCAACCCAACCTGAGTACCACCGGCCTTTGTGGCATGACCATTTGGTTTATTGCCTTGGCCGCGGGTCTTCCTTGGCTACTGCTGGGGGGAGCCGCTGGTGTCGGGGGATTAGCTGCCTTGGTAAGCGTTAGTATCCATAGTTATCAACGGGAGCGATTGACGTTTTTCCTTGATCCCTTTCGAGCTGCACGGGATGAAGGTTATCAGTTGGTGCAAAGTCTGTTGGCGGTATCCTCCGGTGGTGGTTGGGGATTAGGCTTTGGGGAATCCCAGCAAAAGTTATTTTTTCTCCCCATTCAACATACAGACTTTATTTTCGCGATTTTCGCCGAGGAATTTGGTCTGATTGGCTCCTTGGGGCTACTGGGGTTACTGTTGGCCTATGCTTCTTTGGGGAGTTATGTGGCTTGGCGATCGCCTGTGCTCCGTCACCGACTCATTGCCATTGGGGCCACCTTTATTCTCATTGGTCAATCTTTGCTCAACATTGGCGTAACAACGGGGGTTTTGCCAACGACGGGCTTACCGTTGCCCCTCTTTAGCTATGGTGGTAGTTCAATTATTTCGAGCCTGATGCTGACAGGACTTTTGGTGCGGATCGCCAGAGAAAACGGCGAAGCGACGGTCATTTCCCTCGCAGAACGGCGGCAACAACGACAAGAAAATCCGACATAAGTCGCTCAGCAGTTAACTTAACAAATTAAGGGTCAGACAGTTTACGCTCCAGGGCTTCTAGCTGCTCCCTGCGCACCTCTAGTTCGAGTTGACGACGGGTAAAGTCTTGGCTCTGGGCTGTCATTTCCTGGCGCCAAGTTTCTATTTTCTTTTGCTCTTGCTGGACGAACTCCGGGGTAATTT
Coding sequences within:
- a CDS encoding FtsW/RodA/SpoVE family cell cycle protein translates to MLANRDLLHHCLAYFTEVKHWALEARLLRWLTLLWLGLGLVTLFSASYPVAAVENGDGWYYIKRQIVWAIAGLICAGAIARVPLKKLRLVSFGGLMISFVLILLTIVGFGRGGEEWGASRWIGIAGFALQPSEFAKPFLVLEAANVFSRWRQLKIWHRGVWLSLFAGILLAILKQPNLSTTGLCGMTIWFIALAAGLPWLLLGGAAGVGGLAALVSVSIHSYQRERLTFFLDPFRAARDEGYQLVQSLLAVSSGGGWGLGFGESQQKLFFLPIQHTDFIFAIFAEEFGLIGSLGLLGLLLAYASLGSYVAWRSPVLRHRLIAIGATFILIGQSLLNIGVTTGVLPTTGLPLPLFSYGGSSIISSLMLTGLLVRIARENGEATVISLAERRQQRQENPT